The genomic stretch GTCAATGTCCCCGGCAGCTCGTAGTAAAGTGTTTCGAAGACTTCGCTTTTGATGCTGTCTTTAGAAACTTGCTGCGGGGGGCCATCACCGGCGGCCTCTTCGGTTTCCACCTCGGCGATCTCAGCAGCAGGGGCCCTGTTTCTTTCGATGATTTCGGCGGCAATTTGTTCCGGAGAATTGCTCGCAGTGCCAAACAGGACATAACCCACGCCCAGACCGGCGCCCATCATGACCAAGCCAAGCACAGCGAATATCAGTATCTTAACAATACCGGATTTTTTCTTTTTTGGCTCTTCTTCTTCAGACATCTCTGCGTCTCCGTCGGGTCATTTATAATAAGATGTTGATGCGCGACAGATTATCCGCGCGCGCCATATCATCGCCATTTTCCACTGTATCAATAGCCAATTCCGATAAGGCCGGCTGGTCGGTGGGGCCGTCTTTCTGGCCACTTTCGCCGCCATTATTTCCGGTGCTTGCGGAATATGTCCCCAAGGTCAGGCCCGCGCTGTCAAAGGCCGAGGAAAGCTGATCCTGCACATCGCGGAGCATCGCGGCGGTGGCCGGCACATCCGCGACGATCCGCAGGTCGGTGCCGCGTTTGCCCTCGCTCAGCTTGAGCGTGATTTGCCCCAGATGCGCTGGCAGGATCTTGATGGTCAGCGCCCCGCCTGCCTGCGCGGCATTTATCGCGCGATTGACCAGAATTTTGGTCCAGCCTTGCTGGCGGACATCCAAAGCCGCCTCGATCTGCCCTTGCAGAGACGCAGCCGCCTGCCCGCCGACGCCGGACCCGGCCTGCCCATTGCCATTTTGCGATGCAGTCCCCGCCCCGCCACTGGCGTTATCGATCTGGGTCATGGTCGGCAGCACTGGATCAGCACCAAGGGTCGGTGGCACGGGCGGCCGCGACATATGTTGCGTGGCAATCACTGATGCCTCTGCGGTCAATGGCGCGGTCTTTGGCACCGCCATGCCCGTGACGGCCTGATCGGGCGCAATCGCGGGCATCATATCATTCTGGGCGCGGGCTTTCGCAATCCCAATCTGGGGCGCAGCGCCGGTGCCGGGCAGCATGGCCGCGCGCGCGTTCAGCAAATCCTCTGACCCATCTGCGGCCACTGTCGGCGATGGCGCGGTTTGCAGGGTCAGGACATCCGCAGGCTGTTGGGTTGGCGTGATCTGAACTGCGGTCTCGGCCATGGGGGCGCGGGCGGCCCCGGCAAATGGGTCCGGCCCCGCAACCGCCGCTGGCAAACCGGCCTGCACTGGCGGTAACGCTGACAAGGTCGCTGGCGATTGGTCTGCAGCGGTCAGCGCGACAGGCGATTGTTGCGGATCTGCGCCCTGCTGCGCCAATGTCAAAAGGCTGACCATCGTGCCGGGGACCGCGTCCATTTTCACCGCCGCGACCAAGGGCGGGGTCACGCGGTCACCCTGCAACGCCAAACTGCCCGGTTGCAGCAGGATCACAGGGCGTTCAGCCGCCATCTCAGGATTTGACAGCGCGTCCAATCCCAGACCCGCATCCGGCCCAGCAAGCGGAGAGGTCATTTGGTCAACTGTCAGCTTCCAGCCATCAGGCGTCATTTTTTTGACGCTATCGGCGACAGCCCCATCCGCCGTGGCCTGCGCAGACATGGGTCCAGCAGCCAGAACCGGCAAGATCATGCCTTCAAATCCGGGATCGCTGGCCGTTACCAAGGCTGCATCATCCTGCGGCACCACGGCCACCAAAGCCGCGCGCGCAAGGCCGATGTCGCCATGCGGCAGATCCAAAGGCACCCCAACCAGAACAACGGGCTGCAATGCGGTGGATTGATCGGCCATGATATCGGGATCGACGGGCAAGATCTGGATCTGGGTGATCTGCGTCACATCCCAGAAATCAGCGGGCTGATCGCCAAGGACGACCCCATCCATATCCGCAACAGGCAGGTCATCGCCCGCCGCCACAGCCGCCACAGGATCAAGTCCCGCCTTCGCGGACCCGACAGAGGCCGCCATCGCCAATAAAAACAATGCGCCGTCTTGGGCATTGGCGGGCTGATCCGGCCCAGCGGCACCTTGGGGCGTTGGCAGCTGTTCCAGTGCTTGATCTGGCATATCCATCTGGGACAGGATCGGCGTTGCGCCCTTTTCCAAGCTGGTCATCAGCTGCACGAAAGAATGCTCTACCGCGCTGACGCTGGCCTTGGTGGACTCGAGACCGGTCTTGGCCAGCCAATCTGTTGCACCAGCAACACCAATGTCGTTGGTGTTCAACAAAGCTATCATCCAACCAACCCATTCCAGAACCTGCCGGTTGTCTTTGCAAGCGCAATGCCAAGCGGGGTGTTGCCCGGCGTAAATCGCTGATTTCGCTTTCAGACCTGCCGTGTCGTGCGGATAAAATCCTGCGCTGCGGCCGATTGCGCCTCGCGCTCTTCGCTGGCCTGACGCGCGACCTCGTCAGCCTTGTTGGTCACGACCCGTTTCTTATGGCTCATCCGGTTGATCGCGGCGGTCAGATCACGCAGTTCGATTTGCAGAAATTCCAGCTTGTTGCGCAAGATCAGGCCTTCATCGACCAGCTGCAATTCATACCAGCGATCACTTTCCAACTGACGCGGATCAAGATCGCCGTGCTGCCTGCTTTTGGCCTGCAGATCGGTGATCCGCGCAATCAGATCAGTCAATTGGCTGATCTCATCCTGCAGAGCCTGCTGGCGTTTGATCAAGGCTGGCATGCCTGCATGGGCCTTGAGCGCCATATTCCGCAGCATTTTCGCCTTGCGTTCACCCATGGCTATTGGCCGACAATCGCGGCCAGCTGGCCCGAGGCTTTGCTCAGCTCGGCCTGTTCGTCAGGGCTTTGGCTGATGTAATCCACCAGTTTCGGCCAAAGCGAGACCGCCTGATCCAGATCCGTATCCTGCCCAGAGACATAGCCGCCCATCAGCATCAAATCTCTGTTTTCATTATACAAGGACACTAGCTTTTTGAATTTTCGTGCGGCTTTTTGTTGGGCGGGCGGAACGATGTCATTCATCACCCGACTGATCGAGGCCGGGATATCAATGGCCGGATAAA from Yoonia vestfoldensis encodes the following:
- a CDS encoding flagellar basal body-associated FliL family protein; protein product: MSEEEEPKKKKSGIVKILIFAVLGLVMMGAGLGVGYVLFGTASNSPEQIAAEIIERNRAPAAEIAEVETEEAAGDGPPQQVSKDSIKSEVFETLYYELPGTLTTNLKDSRRFLQIGIGLSTRYDQAILQNVESNLPAVRAAILATLSDYTETDVVGREARSILAEDLKEAINATLEELEGFGGVEGVLLTSFVMQ
- a CDS encoding flagellar hook-length control protein FliK; the protein is MNTNDIGVAGATDWLAKTGLESTKASVSAVEHSFVQLMTSLEKGATPILSQMDMPDQALEQLPTPQGAAGPDQPANAQDGALFLLAMAASVGSAKAGLDPVAAVAAGDDLPVADMDGVVLGDQPADFWDVTQITQIQILPVDPDIMADQSTALQPVVLVGVPLDLPHGDIGLARAALVAVVPQDDAALVTASDPGFEGMILPVLAAGPMSAQATADGAVADSVKKMTPDGWKLTVDQMTSPLAGPDAGLGLDALSNPEMAAERPVILLQPGSLALQGDRVTPPLVAAVKMDAVPGTMVSLLTLAQQGADPQQSPVALTAADQSPATLSALPPVQAGLPAAVAGPDPFAGAARAPMAETAVQITPTQQPADVLTLQTAPSPTVAADGSEDLLNARAAMLPGTGAAPQIGIAKARAQNDMMPAIAPDQAVTGMAVPKTAPLTAEASVIATQHMSRPPVPPTLGADPVLPTMTQIDNASGGAGTASQNGNGQAGSGVGGQAAASLQGQIEAALDVRQQGWTKILVNRAINAAQAGGALTIKILPAHLGQITLKLSEGKRGTDLRIVADVPATAAMLRDVQDQLSSAFDSAGLTLGTYSASTGNNGGESGQKDGPTDQPALSELAIDTVENGDDMARADNLSRINILL